The following are encoded in a window of Limibacter armeniacum genomic DNA:
- a CDS encoding PP2C family protein-serine/threonine phosphatase has translation MDISLDSFEKRVFYFSSIFSALFGAIGAIFAYLNDIGELAIWLFGINCINNLILTVANKKIKSNTNAALYYFVCNGLIVFYAWYAFENVNNLVNLYAIVLMVQARIMLNHMPRLVDHMSLFFSFVLILFHVTAMAFPEVMPVPKPELVIFDFICITMAYVFISSTIRHFNDQVKSEQRTVQEQKEELATQNEELQVNNEELFANQEEILAQREAIEKHHDELQKINNNLLHSINYANRIQTALFSSSVNMLDSNRSFIISKPKDIVSGDFCFVREVRNITYIIQGDCTGHGVPGAILTVIASEILDKIIVDKHCWSPKKILTRLDEEMSFRLKHENRANLDGLEAGVLAIDNNLNVALYSGAKRPLIYWKSEENDYEIIKGTKKAVGNSMNVESEYREEVFKVNKGDRFYLFSDGYVDQFGGDENKKYSKKRFFQKVSELSGIHISEQGSLLTEEFESWKGDTRQIDDVMVLGIEV, from the coding sequence ATGGATATTTCTTTAGACTCGTTTGAGAAGAGAGTGTTTTACTTTTCTTCTATATTTTCTGCACTGTTTGGTGCGATAGGAGCCATTTTCGCTTACCTGAATGACATTGGAGAATTAGCTATCTGGTTATTTGGTATTAATTGCATTAATAATTTAATACTAACTGTTGCTAATAAAAAAATTAAGTCAAATACTAATGCAGCACTTTATTATTTTGTTTGCAATGGATTAATAGTTTTCTATGCTTGGTATGCGTTTGAGAATGTGAATAACTTAGTTAACCTATATGCAATTGTACTGATGGTTCAGGCTAGAATCATGTTAAATCATATGCCAAGGTTGGTTGATCACATGTCTTTGTTTTTTAGTTTTGTGTTGATCTTGTTTCATGTGACTGCAATGGCGTTTCCTGAAGTTATGCCAGTGCCTAAGCCTGAACTTGTGATTTTTGATTTTATCTGTATTACGATGGCTTATGTCTTTATCTCGTCAACTATAAGACATTTTAATGATCAGGTAAAAAGTGAGCAGCGAACAGTTCAAGAACAAAAGGAAGAGCTGGCAACACAGAATGAAGAGTTACAGGTGAATAATGAAGAGTTGTTTGCCAATCAGGAAGAAATTTTGGCACAGCGAGAAGCTATAGAAAAACACCATGATGAGCTACAAAAAATAAATAACAACCTCCTTCACTCTATTAATTATGCGAACCGTATTCAAACAGCGCTTTTCAGCTCTTCTGTGAATATGCTCGATAGTAATAGAAGTTTTATTATCAGTAAGCCAAAAGATATTGTGTCAGGAGATTTCTGTTTTGTGAGAGAAGTACGCAATATCACTTATATTATTCAGGGTGATTGTACAGGACATGGTGTGCCAGGGGCGATTTTGACTGTGATTGCTTCTGAGATTCTGGATAAGATTATTGTGGATAAGCATTGTTGGTCTCCGAAAAAGATTCTGACCCGATTGGATGAAGAGATGAGCTTTAGGTTAAAACATGAGAACAGGGCAAACCTTGATGGGCTTGAAGCGGGTGTTTTAGCAATAGATAATAACTTGAACGTAGCACTTTATTCAGGTGCAAAAAGACCACTCATCTACTGGAAAAGTGAGGAGAATGATTACGAAATTATTAAAGGAACAAAGAAGGCTGTTGGAAACTCTATGAATGTAGAGAGTGAATACAGGGAAGAAGTCTTTAAGGTGAATAAAGGTGACAGATTTTATTTATTCTCTGATGGTTATGTAGATCAGTTTGGTGGAGATGAAAATAAAAAGTATTCCAAAAAACGTTTCTTCCAAAAAGTTTCAGAGCTTTCAGGAATTCATATTTCAGAGCAAGGCTCACTGTTAACAGAAGAGTTTGAAAGCTGGAAAGGAGATACACGCCAGATCGATGATGTAATGGTATTGGGTATAGAAGTATAA
- a CDS encoding thiamine phosphate synthase, which translates to MKLILISSPDNIENETQLLTDFFHNGLEILHLRKPSFINDDYRNYLKRVPEKYHSRIMLHGGHPLKDEFNIRGIHYSEKKRPIVINKVSGIIQSTSFHQLQQLETANPILDYAFISPVFDSISKSGYQKAFEINKLQHAINKAPIPIVALGGITPGRIPELKSIGVMGVAVLGAIWMSDTPIKAFLAMSDACNQ; encoded by the coding sequence ATGAAACTGATATTAATATCATCACCAGATAATATTGAAAATGAAACGCAGCTATTAACTGACTTTTTCCACAATGGCTTAGAAATTCTCCACCTTCGAAAACCTTCATTTATAAATGATGACTATCGGAATTACCTAAAACGTGTTCCAGAAAAATATCATAGTAGGATAATGTTACATGGTGGGCACCCCCTTAAAGATGAGTTTAACATTAGAGGGATACATTATTCGGAGAAAAAAAGACCTATTGTAATCAATAAGGTTTCAGGAATCATTCAGTCTACTTCATTTCATCAGCTACAGCAATTGGAAACCGCAAATCCTATTTTGGATTATGCTTTTATCAGTCCTGTCTTTGACAGTATTTCCAAAAGTGGCTATCAAAAAGCTTTTGAGATAAATAAGCTTCAGCATGCCATCAACAAGGCCCCTATCCCAATTGTGGCACTAGGAGGAATTACGCCAGGTCGTATACCAGAATTGAAATCAATAGGAGTAATGGGAGTGGCAGTATTAGGTGCAATTTGGATGAGTGACACCCCAATAAAAGCTTTTCTGGCTATGTCTGATGCTTGTAATCAATAA
- a CDS encoding TonB-dependent receptor — MRKLLSVSVLLLLCLNAFAQQAATVIKGTVFDKDLNEPIVGATVVLKGTSTGTTTDFDGHFSLKVNQTGEATITVSFVGMTTKEMQVKLNGSTVDLKDINLASEAIGLNEVQVLASVAIDRQTPVAVSTIKTSVIEEKLGAQEFPEILKSTPGVYATKQGGGFGDARVNIRGFSSENVAVMINGVPINDMEGGTVYWSNWAGLADVTRTMQVQRGLGASKVAVPSVGGTINILTKTTDAQKGGSIYTSIGNNQFQKLAFTASTGLTENKWAITVSGARTKGNNWVDGAEFEGWSYFANISKQINSAHTLSLTAFGAPQVHGQRSTRLKMEEFKDPNKGLQYNSDWGYKNGQVVHLRENFYHKPQISLNHYWTISDKTELSTAAYVSFGTGGGTGSYGDTDKFDNYRKDGQIDFDRIVDENIANGHQGSESIIRASRNDHNWYGILSSLNTELTDNITFTGGLDLRYYKGRHFREVTDLLGGEYYIDEGRDQNNINKVAKVGDKIDYHNDGEVLWEGVFAQAEYSKDKLSAFVAASVSNTSYRRIDYFNYLDSDPEQTTDWQNFIGYMAKGGANYNLTTNHNVFANVGYFEKAPFFNSVFRNYRNDINEDAKNERVMSFELGYGYRSKMLNAKVNLYRTSWLDKSEVRGYEAPNGEDYTVNLTGVDAIHQGVEVELTFKPAEKVNIRGMASVGDWLWADNLINQPVFDNNRNLIGYANLFIKDLHVGDAAQTTASLGVDYEFMENFKVGVDYNYADNYYAYFTFASDISADPISNEEIALKDGQSKQDSWKVPSFGLLDLNVKYDFKIGNLDATLTGNVNNLLDTEYISDAQNGDTNDYSSASVFYGVGRTWTTSLKIKF; from the coding sequence ATGAGAAAACTTTTATCAGTATCTGTACTGCTTCTGCTATGTTTGAATGCTTTTGCGCAACAAGCAGCAACAGTGATTAAGGGAACAGTCTTCGACAAAGACTTAAATGAACCTATCGTAGGTGCAACAGTAGTTCTGAAAGGCACTTCGACAGGTACCACTACTGACTTTGACGGTCACTTTTCACTAAAAGTAAATCAAACAGGCGAAGCTACTATTACTGTATCATTTGTAGGTATGACTACAAAAGAGATGCAAGTAAAGCTGAATGGTAGCACAGTAGACCTCAAAGATATCAATCTTGCTTCTGAGGCTATTGGTCTAAATGAAGTACAGGTACTGGCATCTGTAGCAATTGACAGACAAACTCCAGTAGCTGTTTCTACAATCAAGACATCTGTTATTGAAGAGAAATTAGGTGCCCAAGAATTCCCAGAAATTTTAAAATCAACTCCAGGTGTTTATGCAACCAAACAAGGTGGTGGTTTTGGTGATGCAAGAGTAAACATTCGTGGTTTCTCTTCTGAAAACGTAGCCGTAATGATTAACGGTGTACCAATAAACGATATGGAAGGTGGTACTGTATACTGGTCAAACTGGGCTGGCTTGGCAGATGTAACACGTACTATGCAGGTACAACGTGGCCTTGGTGCTTCAAAAGTTGCTGTACCATCTGTTGGGGGTACTATCAATATCCTGACCAAAACAACTGACGCTCAAAAAGGTGGTAGCATATATACTTCTATTGGTAACAACCAATTCCAAAAGCTTGCTTTTACAGCCTCTACTGGGCTAACAGAAAATAAGTGGGCAATCACTGTTTCTGGAGCTAGAACAAAAGGTAACAACTGGGTAGATGGAGCTGAATTTGAAGGTTGGTCTTACTTTGCAAATATCTCAAAGCAAATCAACTCTGCACACACTCTCTCACTGACTGCATTTGGTGCTCCACAGGTACACGGTCAACGTTCTACGAGATTGAAAATGGAAGAATTTAAGGATCCGAACAAAGGTCTGCAATACAATTCTGATTGGGGATATAAAAATGGACAAGTAGTTCACCTTCGTGAAAACTTCTACCATAAACCTCAAATCTCACTGAACCATTATTGGACTATCTCTGACAAAACTGAGCTTTCAACTGCTGCATATGTTTCATTCGGTACAGGTGGTGGTACTGGTAGTTATGGCGATACTGACAAGTTTGACAATTACAGAAAAGATGGACAAATCGATTTCGACAGAATTGTTGACGAAAATATAGCAAACGGTCACCAAGGTTCTGAATCTATCATCAGAGCATCAAGAAATGATCATAACTGGTATGGTATACTGTCATCACTGAATACTGAGTTGACTGACAATATTACTTTCACTGGTGGTCTTGACTTAAGATACTACAAAGGTAGACACTTCAGAGAAGTAACTGATTTACTAGGTGGTGAATACTATATTGACGAAGGCAGAGATCAAAACAATATAAATAAGGTCGCAAAAGTAGGTGATAAAATCGATTACCATAATGATGGTGAGGTACTTTGGGAAGGTGTATTTGCTCAAGCTGAGTATTCAAAAGATAAACTTTCTGCTTTTGTAGCGGCTTCAGTATCTAATACATCTTATAGAAGAATAGACTACTTCAACTACTTGGATTCCGATCCAGAACAAACTACAGACTGGCAAAACTTTATTGGTTACATGGCTAAAGGTGGTGCTAACTACAACTTGACAACCAATCACAATGTTTTTGCTAACGTAGGTTACTTCGAAAAAGCTCCTTTCTTCAACTCTGTATTCAGAAACTACCGTAACGATATCAACGAAGACGCGAAGAACGAGCGTGTAATGAGCTTTGAACTAGGTTATGGCTATAGAAGCAAAATGCTTAACGCTAAAGTAAACCTATACAGAACTAGCTGGTTGGATAAATCGGAAGTTAGAGGTTATGAAGCTCCTAATGGAGAAGATTATACTGTTAACCTAACAGGAGTAGATGCAATTCACCAAGGTGTTGAAGTTGAATTAACTTTCAAGCCAGCTGAAAAAGTAAACATTCGAGGAATGGCTTCTGTAGGAGATTGGCTATGGGCTGATAACCTAATCAACCAGCCTGTTTTTGATAACAACAGAAACCTGATCGGTTATGCGAACCTGTTTATCAAGGACCTCCATGTAGGTGATGCAGCGCAAACTACGGCTTCACTTGGTGTAGATTATGAATTTATGGAAAATTTCAAAGTAGGTGTTGATTACAACTATGCTGACAACTACTATGCGTACTTCACATTTGCTTCTGATATTTCTGCTGACCCTATAAGCAATGAAGAAATTGCTCTAAAAGATGGTCAAAGCAAACAAGATTCATGGAAAGTTCCTTCTTTCGGATTATTGGATCTTAATGTAAAGTATGACTTTAAGATTGGTAACCTAGATGCTACTCTTACAGGAAATGTAAATAACCTGCTAGATACAGAGTATATCTCAGATGCACAGAATGGAGATACAAATGACTACAGCTCTGCATCAGTATTCTATGGCGTAGGCAGAACTTGGACGACATCTCTGAAGATCAAATTCTAA
- a CDS encoding Calx-beta domain-containing protein — MKKYIKAILGLLLSITLSSLSLASTPTSYQLVADDYTLVGDGQYSNFEIYNELGTFWVAKKIAYILEEHFPDATDGESTTVTYAYYNGSRSDATMDFVHADGKWTTKENIQQTPISDQEVDFNTTLDIVTWNVEWLGAPEKKSGTSLFWQFEATAEQILRMDADIYALQEVVVDEIKGDNLQKLVDLLNEKEGEEKWAGFHNPRHSQDWKAVDEDFPAQKTAFVYKKSVVTFKESFPMFNDQYTSNTDYSLPDYSGSASSFMASGRLPLLFKADVTVNGITQEITFINIHFKCCSDAASRRQADGEYLINKLREQYADNNLVILGDYNNASYEGKEGPTRWGWYNSKDFTYACGEGIDHMTLSDELFDELTALETPYYTEYELGNISDHNPQMLRLLFSETSNDIGFFDISEDKVYEAAETAITLSVSSLNPVSADQVFTVEISGNKLEESDYELEATTITLEAGTSEASTTLTFIQDQQIESVEQVTVTLVPQGNMKLMDGYAEYTITIIDSPVLSLSADKVEVTETDNSITLTIRTNVPVSGEQTVNLTATSSFGSDNGFLLTDTSLSFSDGGSQATTTLQILDDEVEDGTETITITLSEASEGLVIGENSTLDITVTDDDEPTVTALNDEPIRQYYSFLTRSGKIYLLSHLNNTHTVGVSAYTTDGTEISTQQLQVEKNVPQLLDTNQFPSGIYIWKFVTPEGTFTRKLGVE; from the coding sequence ATGAAAAAATATATAAAGGCAATACTCGGCTTACTGTTGTCTATTACACTTTCCTCTTTATCTCTAGCCTCCACTCCCACTTCTTATCAGCTGGTAGCAGACGATTATACTTTGGTTGGAGATGGACAATACAGCAACTTTGAGATTTACAATGAGCTGGGCACTTTCTGGGTAGCCAAAAAGATTGCATACATTCTTGAAGAGCACTTCCCTGATGCGACAGATGGTGAGTCTACAACTGTAACATATGCCTATTACAATGGTAGCCGCTCTGATGCTACGATGGACTTTGTCCATGCAGATGGTAAATGGACTACCAAAGAGAATATCCAGCAAACACCTATTAGTGACCAAGAGGTTGATTTCAATACAACATTGGATATAGTTACTTGGAACGTAGAGTGGCTAGGTGCCCCTGAAAAGAAAAGTGGCACGTCTCTATTCTGGCAGTTTGAAGCTACTGCTGAACAAATCCTTCGAATGGACGCTGATATTTATGCATTGCAGGAAGTGGTGGTAGATGAGATCAAGGGCGATAACCTTCAGAAACTGGTTGACCTGCTGAATGAAAAAGAGGGAGAAGAAAAATGGGCAGGTTTCCACAACCCAAGACACTCCCAGGACTGGAAAGCAGTAGATGAAGACTTCCCTGCTCAAAAAACTGCTTTTGTTTACAAAAAGTCTGTCGTGACATTCAAGGAAAGCTTCCCAATGTTTAACGACCAGTATACCTCAAACACTGACTATTCCCTTCCTGACTACAGTGGTAGTGCGTCTTCCTTTATGGCATCAGGTAGATTGCCATTACTGTTCAAAGCAGATGTAACGGTGAATGGTATCACACAAGAAATTACTTTTATCAATATTCACTTCAAGTGTTGTAGCGATGCTGCCTCAAGACGTCAGGCAGATGGCGAATACCTGATCAATAAGCTACGTGAACAGTACGCAGACAATAACTTGGTAATCCTCGGTGATTACAACAATGCCTCATATGAAGGTAAGGAAGGCCCAACTCGTTGGGGGTGGTACAACAGCAAAGACTTCACTTATGCATGTGGGGAAGGAATCGATCATATGACTCTCTCCGATGAGCTTTTTGACGAACTGACAGCCCTAGAAACTCCATACTATACCGAATATGAGCTGGGAAATATCTCAGACCATAACCCACAGATGCTTCGTCTACTATTTTCAGAAACCTCAAATGATATTGGCTTTTTTGATATATCTGAGGATAAAGTCTACGAAGCTGCAGAAACAGCTATCACATTATCTGTTTCAAGCCTGAACCCAGTCTCAGCTGACCAAGTTTTCACTGTTGAAATCTCTGGCAACAAACTGGAAGAAAGTGACTATGAGCTAGAGGCTACAACTATTACATTAGAGGCAGGAACAAGTGAAGCAAGCACGACCCTGACATTTATTCAAGACCAACAAATTGAAAGCGTTGAGCAAGTGACTGTCACTCTGGTACCCCAAGGCAATATGAAGCTGATGGATGGTTATGCTGAATACACCATCACCATTATCGACTCGCCTGTCCTTTCACTTTCTGCGGATAAGGTTGAAGTAACCGAAACAGATAACAGTATCACATTGACCATAAGAACCAATGTACCCGTTTCAGGAGAGCAAACAGTGAACCTTACTGCCACCTCATCATTTGGCTCAGACAATGGATTCTTGCTTACAGATACATCTCTCTCCTTCTCAGATGGAGGCTCACAGGCAACCACTACATTACAGATTTTGGATGATGAAGTAGAGGATGGAACAGAAACGATTACTATTACGCTTTCTGAAGCTTCAGAGGGGTTGGTAATAGGAGAGAATAGTACACTTGACATTACGGTTACAGATGATGACGAACCAACCGTAACAGCCCTGAATGATGAACCAATACGTCAATATTACTCCTTCCTGACAAGGTCCGGAAAAATATACCTGCTCAGTCACCTCAACAACACACATACAGTAGGTGTATCAGCCTATACCACAGACGGAACAGAGATCAGTACACAACAGCTTCAGGTAGAAAAGAACGTGCCTCAACTGTTGGACACCAACCAGTTTCCTTCAGGAATTTATATTTGGAAGTTTGTAACACCAGAAGGAACCTTCACAAGAAAACTTGGAGTGGAGTAA
- a CDS encoding 5'-nucleotidase C-terminal domain-containing protein, with amino-acid sequence MMNKLKYLLIGLSIAFFANCKGPQALLKTSAETVAVSQQLKPDTTLENLVHTYKVELDKEMNQVITFAKTDLFKGKPEGKLGNLICDLSIEIAEKHGAAPIDLCIMNNGGFRAPIYQGDVTKRTVFELMPFDNSLMVATLSGDGMKEFLAYLCEKPEAVSGLKMTIDNGSPVSVMINGQPFDPDKSYRVLTTDYLYNGGSRMYFFQKSTKTDDLGLLLRDAIMEYFVEADTISADIENRIQIAETANQDQ; translated from the coding sequence ATGATGAATAAGCTAAAATACTTACTGATTGGACTCAGCATTGCCTTTTTCGCTAACTGTAAGGGTCCTCAAGCACTACTGAAAACCTCCGCAGAGACAGTAGCCGTTTCGCAACAACTTAAACCTGACACCACACTCGAAAACCTTGTACACACCTACAAGGTGGAGCTGGATAAAGAAATGAATCAGGTAATCACTTTCGCCAAAACAGACCTGTTTAAAGGCAAACCTGAAGGCAAGTTAGGTAACCTTATTTGCGACCTGAGTATTGAGATTGCTGAAAAACATGGGGCAGCACCTATTGACCTTTGTATTATGAACAATGGGGGTTTTAGAGCTCCTATTTATCAAGGTGATGTAACCAAAAGAACGGTGTTTGAATTGATGCCTTTTGATAACAGCTTGATGGTAGCAACACTTTCAGGTGATGGGATGAAAGAGTTCCTTGCTTACCTCTGTGAAAAGCCTGAAGCTGTCTCGGGGCTGAAAATGACCATTGACAATGGTTCTCCTGTATCCGTTATGATTAATGGACAACCTTTTGATCCTGATAAGTCTTACCGTGTCCTGACTACTGATTACCTCTACAATGGAGGAAGCAGAATGTATTTCTTTCAGAAATCAACTAAGACAGACGATCTAGGTCTACTGCTTAGAGATGCAATCATGGAATACTTTGTGGAGGCAGATACCATTTCTGCTGACATCGAAAACAGAATTCAAATTGCAGAAACGGCCAATCAAGACCAATAA
- a CDS encoding bifunctional metallophosphatase/5'-nucleotidase, translated as MENNRRKFIKQFVKGAAVAGAGLWLPSSLLAQGSDVTKITILHTNDTHSHIEPFPADHPRFAGMGGVSRRKALVDSIRAKEDNVLLLDAGDIFQGTPYFNFFKGKIEFQAMSQMKYDAATIGNHDFDNTIDGLEAMLPYANFPFLSANYDFSNTVMDGKTKPYKVFEKGGIKIGVFGVGIELEALVAKSCYKETVYLDPIEAAQTYTKKLKEEEKCDLVICLSHLGYKYDREPNKISDVKLAAVTQDIDLIIGGHTHTFLKEPTVIKNAAEKEVLVTQVGFAGIQLGRVDFYFQNNSRQKLAWQGRHHNNYEIV; from the coding sequence ATGGAAAACAACAGAAGAAAATTCATAAAGCAGTTTGTCAAAGGTGCGGCAGTAGCAGGTGCAGGTCTTTGGTTACCTTCTTCACTGTTAGCGCAAGGATCGGATGTGACCAAAATCACTATTCTTCACACCAATGACACTCATAGCCATATCGAGCCATTTCCTGCCGATCACCCAAGGTTTGCAGGTATGGGAGGTGTAAGTCGCCGTAAAGCGCTTGTTGACAGCATCAGAGCCAAAGAAGACAATGTACTATTGTTGGATGCTGGAGACATTTTCCAAGGAACTCCTTACTTCAACTTCTTTAAAGGAAAGATTGAATTTCAGGCGATGTCTCAAATGAAGTATGATGCAGCCACTATCGGTAACCACGACTTCGACAACACCATTGACGGACTCGAAGCGATGTTACCTTATGCCAACTTCCCGTTCCTGTCTGCCAACTATGATTTCAGCAATACCGTAATGGATGGCAAGACCAAACCTTACAAGGTATTTGAAAAAGGAGGAATCAAAATTGGAGTGTTCGGAGTAGGTATCGAACTGGAAGCACTGGTAGCTAAAAGCTGTTACAAGGAAACCGTCTACCTTGATCCGATTGAGGCAGCACAAACTTACACCAAGAAACTGAAGGAAGAAGAGAAGTGTGATCTGGTTATCTGTCTTTCTCACCTTGGTTACAAATATGACCGTGAGCCAAACAAGATCTCAGACGTAAAACTGGCTGCTGTTACCCAAGATATCGACCTGATTATTGGTGGACACACCCATACGTTCCTGAAAGAACCGACTGTGATAAAAAATGCAGCAGAAAAAGAAGTACTGGTGACACAGGTTGGTTTTGCAGGTATCCAGCTAGGCAGAGTTGATTTCTATTTCCAAAACAATAGCCGCCAGAAACTGGCTTGGCAAGGAAGACATCATAACAACTACGAAATTGTTTAA
- a CDS encoding APC family permease has protein sequence MSGKIKLRDAISIGIGGMVGGGIFAVLGLATELARGGTPISFLIAGLIALLTSYSYSKLSFTYPDRGGTVKFINQGFGVNVFSGAINNLLWVSYIIMLALYASAFGSYAPNLFKLTDNHELATHLYSSGIIVFATIINYYSIVIVGKIESIAVIIKLVILLSFVAIGVYGLFGNPNLEQLSPQYWESTFKLVSAGMVIFVAYEGFELIANAAPDIEHPERNIRKAYFISVIFVILLYITIACVTVGSLNFSQIKNAQDYVLAEAAKPMLGQAGFTVITIAALISTFSAINASLYGGSRVNYELAEDDEEPHQLTAKLWNQPIGLLITSVATLLVVNTLQLESISTAGSVGFLLIFGIVNYVAYKQSDEIKGNRLISGLGSVGCFLALAALLVQQYSSEKLSVLIALAIIAVCFVGEYFYKRSERPSNK, from the coding sequence ATGTCAGGTAAAATAAAGTTACGTGATGCAATCTCAATTGGCATCGGAGGAATGGTTGGAGGGGGTATTTTTGCAGTGTTGGGTTTGGCAACAGAGCTAGCAAGGGGCGGAACCCCGATCTCTTTTCTGATTGCCGGACTGATTGCATTGCTGACCTCGTACTCTTATAGCAAATTATCATTTACCTATCCAGACAGAGGAGGAACCGTTAAGTTTATCAATCAGGGATTTGGGGTCAATGTATTTAGTGGAGCGATCAATAACCTGCTTTGGGTTAGTTATATCATTATGTTGGCACTGTATGCTTCCGCTTTTGGTTCATATGCGCCCAACCTTTTTAAGCTTACAGACAACCATGAATTGGCGACTCACCTATATTCCAGTGGTATCATTGTGTTTGCAACCATCATCAATTATTACAGTATCGTAATCGTTGGTAAGATTGAGTCCATAGCGGTGATCATTAAGCTGGTAATACTTTTATCATTTGTCGCAATTGGCGTGTATGGATTGTTTGGGAACCCAAATCTTGAACAGCTTTCACCTCAATATTGGGAATCTACATTCAAACTGGTCTCGGCAGGGATGGTCATTTTTGTAGCCTATGAAGGCTTTGAGCTAATTGCCAATGCAGCACCTGATATAGAACATCCTGAACGGAATATCAGGAAGGCATATTTTATCTCAGTCATCTTTGTAATCCTGTTATACATTACGATAGCCTGTGTGACTGTAGGTTCACTGAACTTCAGCCAGATCAAGAATGCGCAGGATTATGTATTGGCTGAAGCTGCTAAACCCATGTTGGGACAAGCGGGCTTTACCGTGATTACAATTGCTGCGTTAATTTCCACTTTTTCAGCGATCAATGCCTCGTTGTATGGTGGGAGCAGGGTCAACTATGAGCTGGCAGAGGATGATGAGGAGCCACACCAACTTACCGCCAAACTATGGAACCAACCGATTGGACTTCTGATTACTTCAGTTGCCACTTTGCTCGTTGTCAATACGCTTCAGTTGGAAAGCATATCCACAGCCGGAAGCGTGGGCTTCCTGTTGATTTTTGGTATTGTTAACTATGTCGCTTACAAGCAATCAGATGAAATTAAAGGGAACAGATTGATTTCGGGATTGGGATCAGTTGGTTGTTTTTTGGCACTTGCAGCGCTGCTTGTTCAGCAATATTCATCAGAGAAGCTGAGTGTCTTGATTGCCTTGGCTATTATCGCAGTTTGTTTTGTGGGGGAGTATTTTTATAAGAGAAGTGAGAGACCTTCGAATAAGTAG